Part of the Labrenzia sp. CE80 genome, CGGCAAGACCGAGATCGTCAACTTTGTCGCGGCGGATGACTTTGGCAAGATCATCAACCCGATGATTGTCGAAGGCCAGGTCCATGGCGGACTGACGCAAGGCATTGGGCAGGCGCTTCTTGAAAACGCAGCTTATGATGAAAGCGGCCAGCTCATTACGGGATCCTATATGGATTATACAATGCCAAGGGCGGATGATGTGCCATCCTACCAACTGATGACCACGGAAACGATCTGTCCGGGCAACCCGCTCGGCATGAAAGGTTGCGGGGAAGCCGGGGCCATCGGATCGCCACCGGCCGTCATCAATGCGATCACCGATGCCATCAACAACAACGACCTGTCCATGCCGGCGACGCCGGAGCGCGTTTGGCAGGCAAGCCGGGCTGGCTTGCAGCAGGCAGCCGAATAAGGGAGACCGAGAGATATGTATGAAACATCTTATCATCGTGCCGGGTCGGTTGCCGATGCTGTGGCGCTTATGGCGAAAGCCGAAGACGGGAAATTTCTCTCAGGTGGCCAGACGCTGATTCCAACCATGAAGCAGCGCTTGGCAGCTCCGTCAGATCTGGTCGATCTTACGGACATTGCCGAGATGACGGGAATTTCGGACGAGGGTGGCGCGATCAAAATCGGCGCCGCAACCACCCATCATGAGGTCGCCACCTCGCCTGTTGTGAGTGAAGGCATTCCTGGTCTCGCTTCGCTTGCCGCAGGTATTGGCGATCCGGCCGTTCGTCATATGGGAACACTTGGTGGATCAATCTCGAACAACGACCCTGCGGCTGATTATCCAGCCGCTTTGGTTGCTCTTGGTGCCACGGTGACGACCAGCAAGCGGAGCCTCTCGGCAGACGAGTTCTTTGTTGGCATGTTCGAAACAGCTCTCGAAGAAGATGAG contains:
- a CDS encoding xanthine dehydrogenase family protein subunit M; the protein is MYETSYHRAGSVADAVALMAKAEDGKFLSGGQTLIPTMKQRLAAPSDLVDLTDIAEMTGISDEGGAIKIGAATTHHEVATSPVVSEGIPGLASLAAGIGDPAVRHMGTLGGSISNNDPAADYPAALVALGATVTTSKRSLSADEFFVGMFETALEEDEIVTSVSFPKPAHSAYAKYPNPASRYAMAGVFVAKTAGGDVRVAVTGAGQDGVFRVAEMETALSGNWSAEAVASVSVDAGDLLADIHGSAEYRANLVTVMAKRAVAAAG